The following nucleotide sequence is from Flavimarina sp. Hel_I_48.
TACCCATTGTTTTACGGCGAGTATTTTCCGACAGCGCTCATCAATTTCCGCTTGCGATATTTCGCCGTTTTTGACCGCTTTTTCAATTTCTTTAATCGCTTTTGCTACGTTTTCGGTAAATTCAATCAGGTCATTACCAGCGACCAGCGCACGTTTGTCAACGACACCTATTTCATTCCCTACGGTTACGCCTTTCATGTTCATAGCATCAGTAACTATAAGTCCCTGAAAACCCAGTTTATCCTGTAAAATTCCAGAAATTATGGGTTTTGAAAGGGTCGACGCAACTCCAGTACTATCCATCGCCGGGATATTTAAATGCGCTACCATAACGCCACCCACGCCCGCTTTTATGAGGGCTTTAAAGGGATAAAGTTCCAGCGAATCGAGCCGTTGCGTAGTGTGGTTGATCTGTGGCAAACCGTAATGGGAGTCCGTCGCGGTATCCCCGTGGCCTGGAAAATGTTTTGCGGTGGTAAGCACTTGTTCCTGTTGCATTCCCTTCATGTAGGCAATTCCCTTTTTTGCCACATTCTCCTTATTTTCACCAAAAGAACGGTAATTAATCACCGGATTATCTGGGTTGTTGTTTACATCTACCACCGGCGCAAAATTGAGTTGCAATCCCACGTTTTTGAGTTGGCGCGCAATCTCCACGCCCATATCCTGTATAAGTTCCTCTCCTTGTATCGCGCCCAGTGCCATCTGGTAAGGAAAACTCATCGTACTGTCCAGGCGCATGCCCAGCCCCCATTCTGCATCAGTAGCGCCCAACAAAGGTACCTGAGAAGCTGCCTGGAATCTATTCATCAATTTTACCTGGTTTACCGGACCGCCCTGCATAAAAATAATGCCTCCTATTTTATGGTTTTTAATGAGATCCAGGACCGGCTTATCATTTGTGTTTTCTGGAGTGGAATACGCAGGAAGCATAAATAACTGCGCGATACGCTCTTGTGGAGTTAAGGTCTTTACTATTGAATCTACCCAGGCACTGTGCGTATATTCTAAAAATACCGGTGGCGTTGAGGATTTTTCTTGTGCAAAAACGCTAAAAACCGGCAAAAACAACACTAAAATACCCCAAAAACCGGCAAATCTTGTCAATTTATTCAAAATCATACTTTTATATAAATTTTATTTTTATCAAGTATATACCCCAGCAGCCACATCAACAGCACATAGCTTACCGCAAAGGCCAGGGAAGCGTTATATGGAGTCAGCCAACTTAAAAAAAGATTTTCATAAACCAGTCCACTAAGTGATTGCCCTCCAATTTGCAGTAACCCCATAAGTGTGATCACCACACCAGACATTATGTAGATAAACAAAGGGTTTCTCCCAAATGCTTCAAAAAAATAAGTCCAGCTTTTTTGCTTCGCAATTTCCAGAATGTAGATAAGGGCAGCCAGGATTACCAAATCCCAACCCGTACTGAAAAGAACATAGGAGCTGGTCCAAATGGGCTTGTTGATGGGGAAGAAAATATCCCATAATAGGGCAGTTATTAACAAAAAAACACCTGAAATCGCAAGATTTATGATCGTTTTTCGGGTATTTCCCCACTTCTGAATAAAAATTCCCGCTGCGTAACCGGCGATCACATTTACCACTGCGGGAAGCGTACTCAAAATTCCTTCAGGATCAAAAGCAATCCCGTAACCCTGGTAAAGATTTTCTGAGGGAAATAAAAAAAAGTCCAGTTTTAACGCTGCGTTATTCTCTAAACTATAAGGTGCGGGATGATCTCCAAAAAACCAGAGCAGCGCCCAGTAGCCCAGCAGTATAAGTACACTAACGCTCATTGCTTTTTTTAAACTCAAATAATGCAACAGCAAAGAAGCAATACCATAACAAAGTGCGATGCGCTGCAAAACACCCATAATACGCATAATACGGACTTCCGTAAAATCTATAAAATGAAGGCCATCATGGGCACGGTAAATAAATGGAAACGCATTGAGCAAAAAACCAATAAGAAATATTAGTCCTGTACGCTTAAAAACCTTGCTTAAAAATGCACTATTTGAACGGTTTTTATACTTTTTAAGACTAAAACTCGCTGCGTTTCCTATCACAAATAAGAAAGTAGGAAAGACCAGATCTGTAAGGGTAAAGCCATGCCAGGCCGAATGTTCAAAAGGGGCGTAAATGCTTGCCCAACTTCCGGGGGTGTTTACCAGAATCATAAGCGCAATAGTCATCCCGCGTAGTACATCGAGCGCAAAATAGCGTTGTACTACAGGTGGTTGATCATGTACATTCATTTGATCGTGTTTAATTAAATAAATTCTGACTTTTATATCTAGACTTCCTAAAGGTATAAATTTTATATAAATAAATAATCTTTTATAAAAATTTATAAAAAGTATTTTTGTTCTACCTTTTTTTATTTACATTTATTTTTCGATCAATATCTTATCAGGAGAACAATCGAAAATATTTTGATTTTTAGAAAAATCACCATGACGGCATCCTTAAACGACTTCTTATTAAATGAACAGCAGGTGCTGGAAATTGGTAATGTAGATCGTAAAAAATATCTTCAGAAATTAAGGATAATAAAACACTTGTTTTTAAACGGCGATACGTCCAATGCAGGGATTTGCAGTAGATTTTCCTTAAGCCTTCCAACATCTATGGGGCTGATCAACCAACTTTTATCTGAGGGTATGATCGCAAAAAAAGGACAGGGCAAATCTGAGGGTGGCCGCAAGCCTGACCTCTACGGCTTAGTTGATGATTCGTTTTTTGTCCTCAGCATTCATATTGGTCGGTACGGTTTAAAACTGGCTCTTATTGACAATAACCACAGACTTATAGCTGAAAATTCGCTCTCCCTGGATATTTCAAAAGCTTTTGATATTGTTGATATATTGCATGAAAACAGCCTGGAACTTCTCAAAAATGCGAACCTTGATTTAAAACAGATCATGGGAGTGGGCATAAGTATGCCCGGACTTGTTTCTACTCATGAAGGGAAGAATTTTACCTATTACCTAAAGGAACAGGAACCGGAATCCCTTCGGGAAAAACTGGCCCGTAAATTTGATAAATCCATCGTTATCCTCAACGATGCAAAAAGTGCCTGTCTTGCGGAATATCGTTTTGGCCAGGCAAAAGATAGAAATAACGCACTTGTCATATCCATGGATTGGGGCATAGGACTGGGCATTATCATGGGAGGAAAAATTCAGGATGGTGCTTCGGGTTTTTCGGGCGAATTTGGTCATATTCCCTTCACTGATGACGGTTTGTTATGTCATTGCGGCAAACGTGGCTGTCTGGAAACAGAAGCTTCAGGCCTGGCGCTGGTTCGCAAAACCAAAGAAGGCCTGCAAAAAGGTCAGATCTCAACATTAAGTGACCTTTCCGAAAAAGATTTCGATAAAATGGATCCTACCATGGTGATAGATGCCGCAAACAAAGGGGATCAATTTGCCATTAACATGCTCTCGCAACTGGGTATAGACCTGGGCAAAGGTATTGCGGTTCTTATTCAGTTATTCAATCCAGAGATTATTGTTTTAGAAGGTAAAATCGCCGAAGCCAAACAATTTATCACCACGCCCATTCAACAATCGATGAATACGTATTGTATGATACAGCTCAAGGAAAAGACAACTATCGCACTGTCTGAACTTGGCCCAAACACAAACCTCTATGGAGCTACTATTGCAGCCGTGGATGCGGTTTTCAAAACGCAAATGGAACTCTTGAAAAATCAAATAAACTAAACGATCAGAATACATCTTAACCTACTATTATGGCTCGATTAAACTTTTTAGAAGAAACCAGATTTGAAAAATTACCCGTTCGCGTGTATGAAAACGAAGACACCGCCTCAAAAAAAGTGGCAGCGCGTATTGCAGCGATTATTCGGCAGAAACAGGACAGGCATGAACATGCGGTGCTGGGACTTGCGACGGGAGCCACACCGGTAGATGTCTATAATGAGTTGGTACGCTTGCACAAAGAAGAAGGCCTGAGTTTTAAAAACGTGGTTACCTTTAACCTGGATGAATATTATCCTATGCAACCCGATGCAAAGCAGAGCTACGTTAGGTTTATGGATGAAAACCTATTTGATCATATAGATATAAAAAGAGAAAATATCCATGTGCCAGATGGTACACTCGACAAGGCGGATATAACTAATTATTGTTTGGCCTACGAACAGAAAATCTCTGCAATAGGTGGCCTCGACCTTCAGGTATTAGGTATAGGTAGAACGGGACATATTGGTTTTAACGAACCAGGATCTGCACCTAATTCCGGTACGCGCCTAGTCACCTTAGACGACCTGACACGTCGTGATGCATCCCGTGATTTTGGCGGAAAGGAAAATGTGCCTACCAAAGCGATCACCATGGGAATTGGTACCATATTCAAGGCGCGTGAGATCATATTAATGGCGTGGAGCAAGAAAAAAGCGCCCATTGTCAAAAAAGCGGTGGAAGGAGAAATCTCAGCGAGCGTACCAGCAACATACCTCCAACTTTCTGATAATGTAGAATTTATACTTGATGCGGATGCCGCTTCTGAATTGACCCGTTTTAAAATGCCCTGGCTGGTTAAAGATTGTGTTTGGGAAGAATCCCTTATCAAACGTGCGGTTATCTGGCTTTCAAACAGCTTGAACAAGCCTATTCTTAAACTTACGGAAGAAGATTACAATGCGCACGGCATGGCACAGCTCGCCACCGAAAAAGGTCCGGTTTATGACATTAATATTAATGTTTTTAACCTTTTACAACACAGTATCACAGGATGGCCCGGCGGGAAACCAAACGCTGACGATTCCCAGCGACCAGAACGTGCAAAACCTGCCATAAAACGTTCCCTGATTTTTAGTCCGCATCCTGATGATGATGTAATTTCAATGGGAGGAACTTTTATCCGTCTTGTTGATCAGGGCCATGATGTTCACGTGGCCTATCAAACGTCTGGAAATACGGCAGTCTGGGACACAGATGTGCTGCGGTATATGGAGTTTGCCATAGATTTTAAAAAGAGTGTAGATGAAGACACGCAGAAGCTCACGGAGATCTATGAGAACATGCGCACGTTCATCAAAGAAAAACAGCCCAATGATATTGACCTCAAGGAAATTCAGGAGGTAAAAGGTTTTATCAGAAAATCTGAAGCCATTGCAGGCGCGCGCTATGCTGGTCTAAAAGACAAAAATATCCACTTTATGGCGCTTCCGTTTTATGAAACGGGAAAAAAAGTAAAGAGCCCGGTTACCGAAAAAGATGTGGAACTTACCATTAACCTTCTTCAGGAAATTAAACCCCAGCAGATTTTTGCAGCAGGTGATTTTGCTGATCCACATGGTACGCACATCACGTGTTTCAATATAATCCTGGAAGCCATGAACCAACTGAGAAAAACAGAATCCTGGACTAAAGATTGCTGGTTGTGGATGTACCGCGGTGCATGGCAGGAGTTTGAGCAGCACGAGATAGAAATGGCCGTGCCCCTTTCCCCACAAGAGGTTGAACAGAAGAAGCACGCGATCTTTCAACATCAATCACAGAAAGACCGCCCTGTTTTCCCTGGCGATGACGAACGCGAATTCTGGGTACGTGCTCAGGAGCGCAACAAGGAAACAGCGGTGAATTATAACAAGCTTGGCCTTGCAGAATACGAAGCTATGGAAGCTTTTGTACGCTGGAAGTTTGACGAGGATACAAACGAATAATTTAAGCATTGATGATGATGAATGCCACAACTGGTTTAAAAATTGGCTCAAAAGCCTTACTAATGGGTGTTTTTTGCTGTTTATTGACCGCTTGTGGCAATCCTTACAGTAAAACTAACCGCTTATATAAAAAACAGGCCAGGCGCTACGCGCAACAGTTGCGACCGTTACCCACTAACAACTCCCTGGACACCAGTCTTACCTACGGGGAATATGTGGTGGGTACAACTAATTTTAATCTTAGAAAGCCAGATTATTTGGTCATTCACCATACCGCACAAGATTCCCTGCAGGAAACATTGCGCACGTTTACTCTGCCACATAAAGAGGTAAGTGCGCATTATGTGATAAGCGATGCTGGGAAAATCTACCACATGCTCAATGATTACTATCGTGCCTGGCATGGTGGCGTAGGGCAATGGGGCAACAACACAGACCTCAACTCCTCATCCATAGGGATTGAACTTGACAATGATGGTTTTGAGGTTTTTTCTGATGCTCAGATCAAAAGTTTACTGGCATTGTTGAAGGATCTAAAAGTAAAATACAAGATTCCTGCCATGAACTTTATAGGCCACTCTGACATTGCGCCTTCGCGGAAAGTTGATCCCAATGCAAATTTTCCGTGGGAAAAACTGGCTGACGAGGGCTATGGCTTATGGTATGACAAAGACGCTGTGGATAGTTTGCAAATGCCTCCAGCGCCTCTAAACAAAAGCGCCCAACAGTTAGTAGACACATTTCCGCTGGATATGCCCCTGACGAAAATAACTTTTCTGGATAGGCTGGTTTTTCCGGATGTCCTTCCGGCAGATTTTAATTATATGGAAGCCCTCAAAATTGTTGGCTACGATATTTCAGAACCACTCGCTGCCATACAGGGATTTGAACTTCATTTTATTCAGGAAAATATTAATGGCGTACTTGATCATTACGATCTCAAAGTACTTTATAATTTATACAAGAAGTATTTATAAAATTAAGGGTTTACTTTAGCGCATTTTGGATTTTAAATCAATCTACAGCCAACTAAAACATACATTCTAACCGAAGTTATTGCTTGTGCATGACCATCCTTCGGTTTAAAATTATGGTTTTATGGGAGAGCCGCTTTTAAAAGGTTGGTTATCTTTACACAAAATCATCCGGTGGCACGTCCCTTTTTAATTTTACTGCATTTTTTTGCGATCGTTTGCGCTTTTGGTCAGAATGACCAACTCGCACGCAATTACCTGCAACAGGGACAGTATGAAAAGGCGGCCGCAACCTACGAGATCCTGCTCAAAAACCAGCCAGGCAATCCCACTTACGCACTGGGTGCCGTAGAAGCTTACCAGCAACTAGAAGCTTATGATAAAGCTTCTCAATTACTTTTAAACGCCCTCAAAACCGGCCGGCCCCTGCCCCATTTGCAGGTGGAACTAGGTTACAATTACCAGCTGCAGCAAAAAGAAAAAAAGGCAGACAGCCTTTACAAACAAGCCATTGCTGAGGTTCAAAACAATCCAACGTATGCATATACCGTGGGTCGTACCTTTGAAGAACACACGTTATTAGACCAGGCAATTACCACGTACAAAACCGCCATGAATAGCGAGGGGAACTTGCTTTTTGAGATACAATTGGCGCGCATTTATGGAGAACAAGGAGATATTGCACTCATGCTCAGCACCTATATTGACCTCATCGCGCGGGATAATAAATTTTACATGTCCGCGCAGCGTAATTTTGCTCAGTTCATCACAGAAAACCCTGAAAACGAAGCCAATCAGATTTTCAAAACATTGCTTATAAAACGCTCACAACAAGAGCCCAATCTGCTATACAACCGCTTGCTGAGTTGGCTATTCATACAACAAAAAGAATACGGGAAAGCTTTCGCCCAGGAAAGGGCAATATTTAAACGCACTGATGATGACATGCAGGGCGTGATCAACCTAGCGTCTATAACACTGGGCGCTGACGAGCCTGACGCGACAAGGGAAATCCTTGAATTTATTATTGCCGAAACTGCGGATACCGGGATAAAACTTTCGGCACAGCAAAAACTGTTGGAAATTCGTGTAAATGGGGCAAAACCTACCGATTTTCCTTCTATAAAAGCCGATTTTGAGCAATTATTGACAGAAAATGGCAAAACCGCACAGACCTTGAGTTTACAGGTTGCCTACGCGCATTTTCTGGGTTTTCAGATGGATAATAAAGCGGAAGCCGAAGATTTTTTACAGGAAACATTGAAGTTGCCACTTTCCCGATTTCAGGAAGCACGCGCAAAGATGGAACTTGCAGACTTATTAGTGCTGGAAGAAAAATTTGGTTCTGCCCTGCTTTACTATACCCAAATTCAGAAAAAAGTAGAAAACGATGTGCTCGCGCAAGAAGCACGTTTTAAGGTTGCCAAAACGAGTTATTACAATGGCGATTTTGAATGGGCTCAAACACAGCTCAAGGTTTTAAAAAGTTCGGCCACGCAGCTTATTGCTAACGATGCGCAAGAGCTTTTTCTCCTTATCGCAGATAATTCCCTTGAAGATTCTACCCATACGGCCCTTAAGCTTTTTGCCCGGGCAGACCTGCTCGCTTTTCAGAACAAAACAGTGCAAGCTATGGAGACCTATGCGACTATTTTAACAGATCACAAAGGGGAATCTATAGAAGACGAGGCGCTGCTGGCACAGGCAAAACTGTATGAGAAGCAGCAAAATTTCGCAGAAGCGGAAAAAAATTATCTGAAGATCATCGCTTATTACAAAGAAGATATACTTGCTGACGATGCCTATTACAAGTTGGCCATGTTGTATGAAAATCAACTGCAGCAACCCGAAAAAGCAAAGCAACTTTACGAACAGATCATTTTTAACCACGCAGACAGTATTTACTACGTAGATGCGCAAAAGCGCTACCGTATGCTGCGTGGCGATATTTTAAACTAAGAGAACAAGATTATGATTATTTATAATGTTACCACAAATGTGGAAGAAAGTATACACGATGAATGGCTGCAATGGATGCGGGACGAACATATTCCCGCCGTACTTGCCTCCGGAAAATTCAGTAAAGCGATAATGACGCGCGTACTGGTAGAGGAATCTATGGGCGGCATCAGTTATTCTACCCAGTACACGACAGAAAACAAGGCAACGCTAGAGCGTTACTATAGCGAAGATGCACCTGCATTGCGCAAGGACGCTGAGCGTTTTGCGGGAAAATTTGTTTCCTTCCGCACAGAACTGGAAGTAATCACCGAACTGCACAGCGAATAATCCACACTATTACAAACGTATTCCCTCACTCCTAAAAAGATCATTTAAATGAATAAAAACAAGCGTTTTAGTGTCAAAAACAACGCGAAAAGTGAGAAAACGGGCGTACGTGCAAAAAAACACCTCGGCCAGCACTTTCTTAAGGATGAAAATGTGGCGCGCGATATAGGAAATACGCTCACTTTAAAAGGCTATGATCGCATTCTTGAAATAGGCCCCGGGATGGGCGTACTGACTAAATACCTCCTTGAACGTTGCAAAATGGTAACGGCCATGGAACTGGATTCTGAATCTGTGGTGTATCTCAACCATAGCTTTCCGCTAGAGCATCCCAGCCTTGCGGAGCGGTCAAATTTAGAAATCATTGAAGCAGATTTTTTGAAATTTGACCTTGACCCTATTTTTGATGGACAGCCTTTTGCAATAACCGGTAATTTCCCCTACAATATTTCGACGCAGATTGTTTTTAAAACCTTGAAATACCGTGACCGCATTCCAGAATTTACGGGCATGTTTCAAAAGGAAGTGGCGCAACGTATCTGTGAACCTTCAGGCAGCAAAACCTACGGAATTTTATCTGTCCTGGCGCAGGCTTTCTATCATGTGGAATATTTATTCAGCGTTTCACCACAGGTTTTTGATCCTCCGCCCAAAGTTGAAAGTGGTGTGATACGCTTAACGCGGAAAGAAGATCACGATAAGCTGGGCTGCGATCCTGACCAACTCTTTAAAGTGGTAAAAATGGCCTTCCAGCAGCGGCGCAAAACCTTGCGCAACAGTTTAAAACAACTTGACCTCCCAGAGGAAATTCGGGAACAGGAAATTTTCAACCTGCGCCCGGAACAACTTGATGTGGATCAGTTCGTCGCATTGACAAATCTCGTCATAAACGGCAAAACCAATTAAAATTATAATCTAAATTCAATAAGAAATATGGCCCACGGATCTAAAATTGCCATTTACGGAGCTATTGTGGCAAATATCCTTATCGCGATAAGCAAATTCATCGCCGCATTCTTCACCGGAAGCAGCGCAATGCTCGCGGAAGGAATTCATTCAGTAATAGACACCGGTAATGGTGGTTTGCTGCTTATGGGTATCAAGCGTTCCAACCGGGAAGCGGATGCCAGTCATCCCTTTGGTTATGGTAAAGAAATTTACTTCTGGAGTTTTGTGGTAAGTATTTTGATCTTCTCCCT
It contains:
- a CDS encoding acyltransferase family protein: MNVHDQPPVVQRYFALDVLRGMTIALMILVNTPGSWASIYAPFEHSAWHGFTLTDLVFPTFLFVIGNAASFSLKKYKNRSNSAFLSKVFKRTGLIFLIGFLLNAFPFIYRAHDGLHFIDFTEVRIMRIMGVLQRIALCYGIASLLLHYLSLKKAMSVSVLILLGYWALLWFFGDHPAPYSLENNAALKLDFFLFPSENLYQGYGIAFDPEGILSTLPAVVNVIAGYAAGIFIQKWGNTRKTIINLAISGVFLLITALLWDIFFPINKPIWTSSYVLFSTGWDLVILAALIYILEIAKQKSWTYFFEAFGRNPLFIYIMSGVVITLMGLLQIGGQSLSGLVYENLFLSWLTPYNASLAFAVSYVLLMWLLGYILDKNKIYIKV
- a CDS encoding ROK family protein produces the protein MTASLNDFLLNEQQVLEIGNVDRKKYLQKLRIIKHLFLNGDTSNAGICSRFSLSLPTSMGLINQLLSEGMIAKKGQGKSEGGRKPDLYGLVDDSFFVLSIHIGRYGLKLALIDNNHRLIAENSLSLDISKAFDIVDILHENSLELLKNANLDLKQIMGVGISMPGLVSTHEGKNFTYYLKEQEPESLREKLARKFDKSIVILNDAKSACLAEYRFGQAKDRNNALVISMDWGIGLGIIMGGKIQDGASGFSGEFGHIPFTDDGLLCHCGKRGCLETEASGLALVRKTKEGLQKGQISTLSDLSEKDFDKMDPTMVIDAANKGDQFAINMLSQLGIDLGKGIAVLIQLFNPEIIVLEGKIAEAKQFITTPIQQSMNTYCMIQLKEKTTIALSELGPNTNLYGATIAAVDAVFKTQMELLKNQIN
- the nagB gene encoding glucosamine-6-phosphate deaminase encodes the protein MARLNFLEETRFEKLPVRVYENEDTASKKVAARIAAIIRQKQDRHEHAVLGLATGATPVDVYNELVRLHKEEGLSFKNVVTFNLDEYYPMQPDAKQSYVRFMDENLFDHIDIKRENIHVPDGTLDKADITNYCLAYEQKISAIGGLDLQVLGIGRTGHIGFNEPGSAPNSGTRLVTLDDLTRRDASRDFGGKENVPTKAITMGIGTIFKAREIILMAWSKKKAPIVKKAVEGEISASVPATYLQLSDNVEFILDADAASELTRFKMPWLVKDCVWEESLIKRAVIWLSNSLNKPILKLTEEDYNAHGMAQLATEKGPVYDININVFNLLQHSITGWPGGKPNADDSQRPERAKPAIKRSLIFSPHPDDDVISMGGTFIRLVDQGHDVHVAYQTSGNTAVWDTDVLRYMEFAIDFKKSVDEDTQKLTEIYENMRTFIKEKQPNDIDLKEIQEVKGFIRKSEAIAGARYAGLKDKNIHFMALPFYETGKKVKSPVTEKDVELTINLLQEIKPQQIFAAGDFADPHGTHITCFNIILEAMNQLRKTESWTKDCWLWMYRGAWQEFEQHEIEMAVPLSPQEVEQKKHAIFQHQSQKDRPVFPGDDEREFWVRAQERNKETAVNYNKLGLAEYEAMEAFVRWKFDEDTNE
- a CDS encoding N-acetylmuramoyl-L-alanine amidase, yielding MMNATTGLKIGSKALLMGVFCCLLTACGNPYSKTNRLYKKQARRYAQQLRPLPTNNSLDTSLTYGEYVVGTTNFNLRKPDYLVIHHTAQDSLQETLRTFTLPHKEVSAHYVISDAGKIYHMLNDYYRAWHGGVGQWGNNTDLNSSSIGIELDNDGFEVFSDAQIKSLLALLKDLKVKYKIPAMNFIGHSDIAPSRKVDPNANFPWEKLADEGYGLWYDKDAVDSLQMPPAPLNKSAQQLVDTFPLDMPLTKITFLDRLVFPDVLPADFNYMEALKIVGYDISEPLAAIQGFELHFIQENINGVLDHYDLKVLYNLYKKYL
- a CDS encoding tetratricopeptide repeat protein encodes the protein MARPFLILLHFFAIVCAFGQNDQLARNYLQQGQYEKAAATYEILLKNQPGNPTYALGAVEAYQQLEAYDKASQLLLNALKTGRPLPHLQVELGYNYQLQQKEKKADSLYKQAIAEVQNNPTYAYTVGRTFEEHTLLDQAITTYKTAMNSEGNLLFEIQLARIYGEQGDIALMLSTYIDLIARDNKFYMSAQRNFAQFITENPENEANQIFKTLLIKRSQQEPNLLYNRLLSWLFIQQKEYGKAFAQERAIFKRTDDDMQGVINLASITLGADEPDATREILEFIIAETADTGIKLSAQQKLLEIRVNGAKPTDFPSIKADFEQLLTENGKTAQTLSLQVAYAHFLGFQMDNKAEAEDFLQETLKLPLSRFQEARAKMELADLLVLEEKFGSALLYYTQIQKKVENDVLAQEARFKVAKTSYYNGDFEWAQTQLKVLKSSATQLIANDAQELFLLIADNSLEDSTHTALKLFARADLLAFQNKTVQAMETYATILTDHKGESIEDEALLAQAKLYEKQQNFAEAEKNYLKIIAYYKEDILADDAYYKLAMLYENQLQQPEKAKQLYEQIIFNHADSIYYVDAQKRYRMLRGDILN
- a CDS encoding DUF4286 family protein, encoding MIIYNVTTNVEESIHDEWLQWMRDEHIPAVLASGKFSKAIMTRVLVEESMGGISYSTQYTTENKATLERYYSEDAPALRKDAERFAGKFVSFRTELEVITELHSE
- the rsmA gene encoding 16S rRNA (adenine(1518)-N(6)/adenine(1519)-N(6))-dimethyltransferase RsmA; this translates as MNKNKRFSVKNNAKSEKTGVRAKKHLGQHFLKDENVARDIGNTLTLKGYDRILEIGPGMGVLTKYLLERCKMVTAMELDSESVVYLNHSFPLEHPSLAERSNLEIIEADFLKFDLDPIFDGQPFAITGNFPYNISTQIVFKTLKYRDRIPEFTGMFQKEVAQRICEPSGSKTYGILSVLAQAFYHVEYLFSVSPQVFDPPPKVESGVIRLTRKEDHDKLGCDPDQLFKVVKMAFQQRRKTLRNSLKQLDLPEEIREQEIFNLRPEQLDVDQFVALTNLVINGKTN